From a single Nicotiana tabacum cultivar K326 chromosome 8, ASM71507v2, whole genome shotgun sequence genomic region:
- the LOC107796858 gene encoding uncharacterized protein At4g14450, chloroplastic-like translates to MADNKQRSSSPGDRRQPSRLQRRAPASIQVNRATDWNLAIPLLSPLITSPTSPESDNLKAAINSFSSSAHKEEVRKEHLEKPMMVFKKWQHPAAPFCYEPAPLVPFVCTGSTDRR, encoded by the coding sequence ATGGCGGACAACAAACAACGGAGTTCTTCTCCCGGTGACCGGCGACAACCAAGCCGGTTACAACGGCGGGCGCCGGCGTCTATACAAGTAAATCGTGCAACCGATTGGAATCTGGCGATACCGCTTCTATCGCCGCTGATAACTTCTCCGACTTCTCCCGAATCGGACAACTTAAAGGCGGCAATAAACTCCTTTTCCAGCTCAGCTCATAAGGAAGAGGTGAGGAAAGAGCATTTGGAGAAGCCGATGATGGTGTTTAAGAAATGGCAGCATCCGGCGGCACCGTTTTGCTACGAGCCGGCTCCGTTGGTGCCTTTTGTATGTACAGGAAGCACCGATAGACGATGA